From one Lolium rigidum isolate FL_2022 chromosome 4, APGP_CSIRO_Lrig_0.1, whole genome shotgun sequence genomic stretch:
- the LOC124647347 gene encoding uncharacterized protein LOC124647347, translated as MVVTGVAAGVVTSKIGDRETWDGGGGVERRCLWVVKRLGWSDAAIPATVAHDMEVNKAASIWVIRDISPCITTRAADVSAEALAWESGHALLVLGAVFFRRSGAALAMGAAVARHRSRSGVRWQGGGRRGGRVGSVVELGKGGWELSPSARSDTTVSGPLLPIREKQYHDWIVLFNVLQVDGDATDILARRKLRGETGGHGCRCRHFHVHYHLPRKRVCTFSLLRWLPCFSLFSCVLIPLVLFFVVLAFVVSFVWFTLLYFVAYLLNKDSDHGSFKNGSFGRASGDVDNHLLNKDSDQRRPFKNGSFRRASGDVVDNHLREDCGQQGNREAKGKAVKHAAELLAGDPATSVACAKKLKIKEVHVDGLSEVSPNISRILSSGASLNCEVPTSNGKFFKKLSTFETATEVEPDDDLKGFSEPADGFVDEHNIRLVSGSESGDSSPYVYSLNSAPIHDLPDMNEVIEMSSDFLVGSNQNMVVPSNTSPHHYISDTNSEYGEDLFEDRKELSDCTPYGIIDFIDKHETTDQALDSSFATDQASSAGSAHGRIPDEHSKESTEEEDAESVLEFLVDSVATLEDFDEQRVPEIPITEAGTEQSVAASNEMHGFSNENETSELSLCSVCDDTVFSDAPSPHDNDCADDRQQEATENNIGAASDPASVACDFVENHQTATRALDDSANGGSTQEVVSRESSEGEADKVNDNSSTEGTPRGRPLLRRSPSQWWNLCGVVDVFAGSAD; from the exons ATGGTGGTGACCGGCGTCGCTGCCGGGGTGGTGACTTCCAAGATCGGCGACAGAGAGACCTgggacggaggtggaggagtggaaAGGAGGTGTCTTTGGGTGGTGAAAAGGTTGGGGTGGTCGGATGCTGCAATCCCTGCAACGGTAGCGCACGACATGGAGGTGAACAAGGCAGCGAGCATCTGGGTCATACGAGACATCTCACCTTGCATCACGACGAGGGCGGCAGATGTGTCGGCAGAGGCTCTAGCGTGGGAGTCgggccatgcgttgctcgtcctcGGGGCCGTCTTCTTCCGTCGTAGCGGCGCGGCCCTCGCCATGGGCGCGGCGGTCGCGCGACACAGATCGCGATCTGGCGTCCGCTGGCAGGGTGGTGGAAGACGGGGTGGGAGGGTGGGTAGCGTGGTGGAGTTGGGGAAGGGAGGGTGGGAGTTGTCGCCGTCGgctcgctctgataccaccgtGTCAGGACCC CTTCTACCTATAAGGGAGAAGCAGTATCATGACTGGATTGTGCTCTTCAATGTGCTCCAAGTTGATGGTGATGCTACCGATATCCTTGCAAG GAGGAAGCTGAGAGGGGAAACGGGAGGTCACGGCTGCAGATGCCGCCATTTCCACGTCCATTACCACCTGCCGCGCAAGCGGGTCTGTACCTTCTCCCTTCTCCGGTGGTTGCCTTGCTTCTCCTTGTTCTCTTGCGTGCTGATTCCTCTTGTTCTGTTCTTCGTCGTGCTTGCCTTTGTGGTGTCGTTTGTTTGGTTCACCTTGCTCTATTTCGTTGCCTACCTCTTGAACAAGGATAGTGATCATGGATCCTTCAAGAACGGCAGCTTTGGCCGTGCCAGTGGCGATGTCGATAATCACCTCTTGAACAAGGATAGCGACCAGCGGCGACCTTTCAAGAACGGCAGCTTTCGCCGTGCCAGCGGCGATGTTGTCGATAATCATCTCAGGGAAGACTGTGGGCAACAAGGAAATCGTGAGGCGAAAGGGAAAGCTGTGAAGCATGCGGCTGAGCTGCTGGCTGGTGATCCGGCTACGTCCGTAGCTTGTGCTAAAAAGCTGAAGATAAAAGAGGTGCATGTTGATGGATTGTCTGAAGTATCTCCCAACATATCAAGGATTCTTTCCTCTGGTGCTTCCCTCAACTGCGAGGTGCCTACCAGCAATGgcaaatttttcaaaaaattgaGCACCTTTGAGACTGCCACAGAGGTAGAGCCGGATGACGATTTGAAGGGATTTTCTGAGCCGGCTGATGGTTTTGTGGATGAACACAACATCAGGTTGGTCAGCGGGAGCGAATCAGGTGATTCATCTCCATATGTATATTCCCTTAATTCAGCTCCAATTCATGATTTGCCTGACATGAACGAAGTGATTGAGATGTCATCAGACTTTCTTGTTGGAAGCAATCAAAATATGGTTGTACCATCAAATACTTCACCTCATCATTATATTAGTGACACAAATTCAGAATATGGTGAAGATCTTTTTGAAGATAGGAAGGAGTTATCAGATTGTACTCCATACGGTATTATTGATTTCATTGACAAGCATGAAACAACAGATCAGGCACTTGACAGTTCTTTTGCAACAGATCAGGCCTCTTCAGCTGGTTCAGCCCATGGTAGGATTCCAGATGAACATAGCAAGGAGAGTAccgaagaagaagatgcagagaGTGTGCTAGAATTCCTTGTTGATAGTGTAGCGACTCTGGAAGATTTTGATGAGCAGCGCGTACCAGAAATCCCGATTACTGAGGCAGGCACAGAGCAGAGTGTAGCTGCTTCAAATGAAATGCATGGTTTCAGCAACGAGAATGAAACATCAGAGCTGTCACTTTGTTCTGTTTGTGACGATACAGTCTTTTCAGATGCTCCGTCTCCTCATGATAATGATTGTGCAGATGATAGGCAGCAAGAGGCTACTGAGAACAACATAGGTGCGGCATCCGATCCAGCGAGTGTAGCATGTGATTTCGTCGAAAACCATCAGACAGCAACACGGGCACTTGATGATTCTGCAAATGGCGGCAGCACCCAAGAGGTGGTCTCACGGGAGAGTTCTGAAGGTGAAGCTGACAAAGTTAATGATAACTCTAGTACAGAG GGAACGCCGCGTGGAAGGCCACTCCTCAGGAGGTCCCCATCACAGTGGTGGAATTTATGTGGAGTCGTTGATGTTTTTGCTGGGTCCGCGGATTGA
- the LOC124708086 gene encoding uncharacterized protein LOC124708086, with product MIQLLFSLLAAEAALVVVLLFRTPARRLALLAVDRSKRGRGPIMARTVAATMLIVLGSSGYSIAKIRRREGEFAQLTPTDQVLASRHLLEASLMAYSLFLGLVIDRLHHYIRELRTMKKNMEAVTKQSRVLEEAKLGGTEEMQGYQKKIDSLTEEVQLLKQQSVSKTEELKTAERNTLALRKQSEGLLIEYERLISENEELRKKLQTVEVRLSNSDSKKNT from the exons ATGATCCAGCTGCTGTTCTCGCTGCTGGCCGCCGAGGCGGCGCTGGTGGTCGTGCTGCTCTTCCGCACGCCCGCGCGCCGCCTCGCGCTGCTCGCCGTCGACCGCAGCAAGCGTGGACGCGGGCCCATAATGGCCAGGACCGTCGCGGCCACCATGCTCATCGTGCTCGGCTCCAGCGGCTACAGCATCGCCAAGATCCGCCGCCGCGAGGGCGAGTTCGCGCAGCTCACGCCCACCGACCAGGTGCTCGCCAGCCGCCACCTCCTCGAGGCCTCTCTCATGG CATACTCTCTGTTTCTGGGATTAGTTATTGATCGACTACATCACTATATCAGGGAATTAAGGACGATGAAGAAAAATATGGAGGCTGTGACAAAGCAGAGCCGGGTCTTGGAAGAAGCAAAACTCGGAGGCACTGAGGAAATGCAAGGATATCAGAAAAAAATTGACAGTTTGACTGAAGAGGTGCAACTGCTCAAACAGCAGTCAGTTTCTAAAACAGAGGAACTGAAAACTGCAGAGAGAAATACCTTGGCTTTACGGAAACAGTCTGAAGGTCTGCTTATCGAGTATGAGCGTCtaatttctgagaatgaggaattgAGGAAGAAACTGCAAACGGTAGAAGTCCGCTTGTCCAATTCTGATAGCAAGAAGAATACATAA